The Lycium barbarum isolate Lr01 chromosome 10, ASM1917538v2, whole genome shotgun sequence genome includes a region encoding these proteins:
- the LOC132614404 gene encoding inositol transporter 4 has product MEGGPHKADKTEFTECWRTSWKKPYIMRLAFSAGIGGLLFGYDTGVISGALLYIRDDFKSVDKHTWLQETIVSMAVAGAIFGAGFGGWLNDKYGRRKSILLADVLFFVGAIVMALAPVPWVIIIGRVLVGLGVGMASMTSPLYISEASPARIRGALVSTNGLLITGGQFLSYLINLAFTRTKGTWRWMLGVAGIPAVIQFFLMLSLPESPRWLYRANKKEEAKAILEKIYPAHEVEDEMKALEASIETEKADLEFLGGGIFSQVKSAWSNIVVRRGLYAGITVQVAQQFVGINTVMYYSPTIVQLAGFASNKTALALSLITSGLNAVGSIISMCFVDRFGRRRLMIVSMFGIIMCLVVLSVLFMQASSHAPPISAVESNHFGSNSTCSAFLKVPSASSWNCMSCIQASSDCAFCSNGDNKYHPGACLALNDNVKGLCRSERREWYTKGCPSKFGFFAVMLLGLYIISYSPGMGTAPWIVNSEIYPLRYRGIGGGIAAVSNWVSNLIVSESFLTLTEAIGSAGTFLLFAGFSTIGLIAIFFLVPETKGLQFEEVEKMLEKGYTPKLFRKKTDEKSDAS; this is encoded by the exons ATGGAAGGTGGTCCTCACAAAGCCGATAAGACAGAGTTTACAGAATGCTGGAGAACATCATGGAAAAAGCCATACATTATGCGTCTCGCCTTTTCTGCTGGCATTGGAGGGCTGCTGTTTGGTTATGATACTG GTGTGATATCTGGTGCATTGCTTTATATTCGGGATGACTTCAAATCTGTCGACAAGCATACTTGGTTGCAA GAAACCATAGTTAGCATGGCGGTTGCAGGGGCGATTTTCGGGGCAGGATTTGGTGGGTGGTTGAATGACAAGTATGGTCGGAGAAAATCGATTCTTTTAGCAGATGTCTTGTTCTTTGTTGGTGCGATCGTCATGGCACTTGCTCCGGTACCTTGGGTGATAATTATTGGAAGAGTACTTGTTGGTTTAGGAGTTGGAATGGCTTCCATGACCTCGCCACTTTATATCTCGGAAGCTTCCCCGGCTCGGATTAGAGGAGCTTTAGTTAGCACAAATGGTCTGCTAATTACGGGAGGACAGTTTCTTTCGTATCTTATCAACTTAGCATTTACCAGG ACCAAAGGAACTTGGCGATGGATGCTTGGCGTAGCCGGTATTCCTGCTGTTATTCAATTTTTCCTAATGCTGTCCCTTCCCGAGTCACCTCGTTGGTTGTATAGAGCG AACAAGAAAGAGGAAGCTAAGGCTATCTTAGAGAAGATATATCCCGCTCATGAAGTTGAAGACGAGATGAAAGCTTTGGAGGCTTCCATTGAAACCGAGAAGGCGGATTTAGAGTTCCTCGGAGGTGGTATTTTTTCACAAGTCAAGAGTGCATGGAGCAACATCGTTGTTCGTCGGGGTCTCTATGCCGGTATTACAGTCCAGGTGGCACAACAGTTTGTCGGAATAAACACGGTCATGTATTACAGTCCTACAATTGTACAACTGGCTGGATTTGCTTCTAACAAGACAGCTTTAGCACTCTCGCTCATAACGTCTGGTCTCAATGCTGTGGGGTCCATTATCAGTATGTGCTTTGTTGACAGGTTTGGGAGGAGGAGGTTGATGATTGTTTCCATGTTTGGTATCATAATGTGCCTAGTCGTATTGTCTGTTCTCTTCATGCAAGCTTCTTCACACGCCCCACCAATTAGTGCTGTCGAATCCAATCACTTTGGATCGAATTCCACATGCTCGGCATTTCTAAAAGTTCCAAGCGCATCATCATGGAACTGTATGAGTTGCATACAGGCTTCCTCAGATTGTGCTTTCTGCTCTAATGGAGACAACAAA TATCATCCCGGTGCATGCTTGGCTCTAAATGATAACGTTAAAGGTTTATGCCGATCGGAAAGACGTGAATGGTACACAAAAGGTTGTCCTAGCAAGTTCGGGTTCTTTGCAGTGATGCTTCTCGGATTGTACATCATATCATACTCTCCTGGTATGGGAACAGCTCCGTGGATTGTCAACTCCGAGATATACCCCTTAAGATACAGAGGCATTGGTGGTGGGATAGCGGCCGTCTCAAATTGGGTATCTAATCTTATCGTGAGCGAGTCGTTCTTGACATTAACCGAGGCTATTGGTTCTGCTGGTACATTTCTTCTATTTGCTGGATTTTCAACAATTGGCCTAATAGCCATATTCTTTCTGGTGCCTGAAACAAAAGGCTTGCAATTTGAGGAAGTTGAAAAGATGCTTGAGAAAGGCTATACACCGAAATTGTTTCGCAAGAAAACGGACGAAAAATCCGATGCGAGCTAA
- the LOC132613772 gene encoding U-box domain-containing protein 4 translates to MVSLEDSHSHSHSHHSISSISHSSQTRPYYYTPPPSSAKINRSMGRSMRTIRSTIFGTTDSISEHSGTISENLTDSVIDIRLNELAKINPQTSSPEEEEEEEDISTFLELSQAFSDFSSACSSDISGELHRLANVPDPGLTRPELGPPEPEPEPCYGFLERDKFSTEIIESISPEDLQPTVKLCVDSLLSPSLAVKRSATAKLRLLAKNRADNRALIGESGAINALIPLLRCTDPWTQEHAVTGLLNLSLHEPNKALITSDNGAIKSLIYVLKTGTDTSKQNAACALLSLALVDDQNKLSIGACGAIPPLVCLLINGTNRGKKDALTTLYKLCSVKLNKERAISAGAVKPLVGLVGEQGNGLAEKAMVVLSILCGIDLGKEAIVEEGGIAALVEAIEDSSDKGKEFAVLTLLQLCVDSVRNRGLLVREGGIPPLVALSQNGTAKAKHKAETLLGYLREPRQEASSSTP, encoded by the exons ATGGTTTCACTTGAAGATTCTCATTCTCACTCTCATAGTCACCACAGTATCTCTAGTATTTCCCATTCCAGCCAAACACGTCCTTATTACTACACTCCACCACCTTCTTCAGCCAAAATCAACCGTTCAATGGGTCGTTCCATGAGAACTATACGATCAACTATATTTGGAACAACCGACTCCATTTCCGAACATTCCGGCACCATTTCCGAGAACTTAACCGATTCCGTCATCGATATTCGCCTCAACGAACTCGCAAAAATTAATCCTCAAACATCCTctccagaagaagaagaagaagaagaagatatctCAACCTTTCTAGAACTTTCTCAAGCTTTCAGTGACTTCTCATCAGCTTGTAGCAGTGATATATCCGGTGAGCTCCACCGCCTCGCTAATGTCCCGGATCCGGGTCTGACCCGACCCGAACTCGGACCGCCAGAGCCCGAGCCCGAGCCGTGTTACGGGTTTCTTGAAAGAGACAAGTTCTCTACGGAGATAATAGAGAGTATTTCCCCTGAGGATCTTCAACCGACGGTGAAACTCTGTGTTGACAGCTTACTGTCTCCATCCTTAGCGGTTAAAAGATCCGCGACAGCGAAGTTGAGGTTATTAGCGAAGAATCGAGCTGATAATCGGGCGTTGATAGGTGAATCCGGTGCGATTAATGCACTAATACCGCTACTCAGGTGTACTGATCCGTGGACACAAGAACATGCTGTAACGGGTCTTTTGAATTTATCTCTACACGAGCCAAACAAGGCGTTAATAACGAGCGATAATGGAGCTATAAAGTCGTTGATTTATGTGTTGAAAACGGGTACTGATACGTCGAAACAGAATGCTGCTTGTGCGTTGTTAAGTTTAGCTTTGGTTGATGATCAGAATAAGCTTTCGATTGGTGCTTGTGGTGCTATTCCACCATTGGTTTGTTTGCTTATAAATGGAACAAATAGAGGGAAAAAAGATGCTTTAACTACACTTTACAAGCTTTGTTCAGTTAAATTGAATAAAGAAAGAGCTATTAGTGCTGGTGCAGTGAAACCACTTGTTGGGCTTGTTGGTGAACAAGGGAATGGATTAGCAGAAAAGGCTATGGTGGTTTTGAGTATTTTATGTGGGATTGATTTAGGGAAAGAAGCTATTGTTGAAGAAGGTGGAATTGCTGCACTTGTTGAAGCTATTGAAGATAGTTCTGATAAAGGAAAGGAATTTGCTGTGTTGACACTTTTGCAACTTTGTGTTGATAGTGTTAGAAATAGAGGACTTCTTGTTAGGGAAGGTGGAATTCCTCCTCTTGTTGCCTTGTCTCAGAATGGAACTGCCAAAGCTAAGCACaag gCAGAAACACTACTGGGATACTTGAGAGAGCCAAGACAAGAAGCTTCAAGTTCAACTCCTTGA